The Phaeacidiphilus oryzae TH49 region GATCATCAACCACGAGGTGGGCCACCGCATCGGCCACGGCCACGAGGGCTGCCCGGGGCAGGGGATGCTGGCCCCGGTGATGATGCAGCAGATCTTCGGCCTCCACGGCTGCCGCGCGAACGCGTGGCCGTACGACTCGGCGGGGCACTACATCCAGGGGCCGGCGGTGGCGTGAGGCGGGGGGTTCGGGGTTCGGGTGGGCCGTGGCTGGGTCTCGGCTGGGTCTCGACTGGGCCGAGTGGAGGGTGAACGGGACCATCGGCCCCCCTCGGCGCGGCCCGGCCCGTGCGCACAGTTGCGGTGGGGGAGAGGACTCCGCGAGGAGATGATCCGATCATGCCCGCACCGCTGATCCAGCGCCGTCGCGCGCTGCTGCCCGAGCTGAGGCAGCGGCTGGAGGGCGGTCTGCCCGTCATTCCCATGCTGTCCCTGCCGTGGCTGCACGAGTTCGTGAGCCGCACCTTCCCCGTCGAGCTCGCCGAGCTGGACGACGCGTACGTGGTGCGCGCCGAACTGCCGGGGCTCGACCCGGACCGCGACATCGAGCTCACCACGGACGCCGAGACCCTGACCATCCGCGCCCACCACCCCGAGCAGCCGGAGACCGAGGAGGAGAAGCTCTGCTCGGAGTTCCGCTACGGCACCATGGAGCGCACCGTGCGGCTGCCCTTCACCGTCCCGGACGAGGGCATCAAGGCCGCCTACCACGGTGGTCTCCTGACCATCCGCATCCCGGCCCCGCCGGAGTACATCAAGCACCACGCCCGCACGATCCCGGTGGAGCACGGCGCCTGACACCCCGTCGGCGCTTCCGTCCAGACCCCCGGCGCCCGCCTGCCGCCTCACCGGGCGAGCGCCGGGCCGTGCCGGGGCCCTGCCCGGTCTCGGACCTCGACCACGGCCGCCCCGCGCGGAGGTCCGCAGACACCAGCCGTGGGTCGCCGCGCCGGCCGGCGCGAGGCGCATGACCTGGGAGCTTTGGGCCCGGGGAGCAAGAGAGGCCCAGGCTCGGCGGTAAACTTCGCTGAGCTGGGCCTTCGTCGAATCTCGGAACGCGGGGATCCGGCTGGTGGGCGCAGACGGTTTCGAACCGCCGACCCCTGCTTTGTAAGCCTTCGGTGGTGATCATAGGAACGACCTGGGGTATCCCGAGCTCAGGTCCGCGCGTAGGGGAGCGCCCGTGCCAGACCGCGAGTGCCCGCGGGTGGCCCCTCGATCTGGCACGGATCTGGCACGGAGCAGCGTCCGGTGACGCGGGCCGTGTTACGACCAAGCGCCGCAGGTGCAACGGCCAAGGCTGCCTGGGGTGGTGGGCTCGGCCGTTGCCGAACAGCGAACCCAGTACCCCGAGACCTCTCCGCACGCGCGATGCCGTGTTAGAGGGGTAAGGCAACGCCTGCTGTCCTACCATGCCAGTATGGCGAACCCAGCACCGGATGACCTGCGCTCACGACTGAATGAGTTCAAGCGATACCGCAACGAACATCTCAGCGGGGATGAAAAAGGCGAGTCTCAGGTATTTCTAGATCGCCTCTTCCAGGCATTCGGACACGGTGGCGTTCGCGAGGCTGGGGCAACCCTAGAAATGCGCATAAAAAAGCGCGACAGAGTTTCCTTCGCCGACCTCCTTTGGAAGCCGCGATGCCTAATTGAGATGAAGAAGGCGGGCTCAGATCTTTCTCGGCACTATCGACAAGCTTTCGATTATTGGATAAATGCAGTTCCAAATCGGCCACGATTCGTCATTCTTTGCAATTTTGACGAGTTTTGGATCTATGACTTCGATGCGCAGCTCGATGCGCCAGTGGATCGGGTGTCGATTGACCAGATTGACCACCGATATGACGCACTTTCGTTTCTTCTCCCCGTCGAAGTAAAGCCGATCTTCCATAACGACCTCGTTGCAGTGACGCGCGAGGCGGCTGCAGGCGTTGCCAGGGTTTTCTCAGAAATGCATGAACGCGGCGTGTCCAGGACCGCAGCCCAGCGATTCGTCTTGCAGTCGGTGATGGCAATGTTTTCGGAAGACATTGGCCTTCTCCCGAGCGGACTATTCACGCGCGCGCTGGATGACTCCCTCGGCAAAGATAGTGCCTATGATCTTGTTTTTGGCCTATTTCGGGAAATGAACACGCCGGGGGTTACGCCAGCAGGCCGCTATCGGGGAACGCCTTATTTTAACGGTGGCCTCTTTTCCGAGATCTTCCCGGTAGAGCCCACTAAGGATGAGCTGGAGGCTCTCCGCAGAGCGGCTGAAACGGATTGGTCTGCTGTACGGCCGGAGATTTTCGGAACACTTTTCGAGGGCTCCATGGAAGAAGGCGAGAGGCACGCTCATGGGGCACATTTCACCAGCCAAGCAGATATCGTTAAAATTGTTAATCCTGTCATAGTCAATCCCTGGCGCGAAAGGATCGCCCAGGCAGGAACCATCCAAGAGCTACAAAAACTCCTGCTTGAGCTGGCGAATTTCAAGGTTCTGGATCCAGCTTGTGGCTCAGGAAATTTCCTATACGTTGCCTACCGAGAGTTGAGGAGGATTGAAAATGAAATCCAATCTATGATTTCGGAAAGAAGAAGGGGAGGGCTAGCCGGCCAGACATCAATCTCAGGGATTACAGGGAACCACTTCCTCGGCTTGGACAGCAATCCGTTCGCGGTCGAGATGGCCAAAGTAACGATGATGCTCGCCAAGAAACTATCAACCGACGAGTTGGATGACCATGAAGAGGTCCTCCCGCTGGAGAACCTCGACGGAGCTATTCGCGCGGCCGATGCTTTGTTTACCGATTGGCCTCAGGCCGACGTCGTAATTGGAAACCCGCCTTTTCTGGGGCGTCGTCGAATGATCCGTGACCTAGGCCCTGATTACTGCGCCCGGTTGGCTGAGAGGTTCCCGACCGTGAGTGGGGTGTCCGATTTCGTTACCTACTGGTTTCCGTTGGCCCACGCCCACCTGCCAGCAGGTGGTAGGGCTGGATTGGTTGCCACGAACACTATTCGTCAGAACCATTCCCGTAGATCGTCATTGGATCATATCGTAGACAACGGTGGACAAATCTTCGAAGCAGTTTCTTCTCAGCCGTGGTCGGGTGACGCTGTTGTACACGTTTCACTAGTCAATTGGCTCAAGGGTGCAGAACCTGGGAAAAAGATCCTTTGGCTTAACGATGGCCAACTTCGGCTGGAGATGGATCATATCCCCACATCACTCAGCCCGGGGATTGACGTTACCAAGGCTGCCATTCTCCCGGTGAATAAAGAACCCCAGGTTTGCTTTCAAGGACAGACCCCTGGCGTTACCAAGGGAGATGGATTTGTACTTGACCGCGCTACTCGCAGAAGAATCGTTGTGGATCCTAGAAATCGGGACGTAGTTCACCCGTATCTTGGCGGGCGGGAGATGCTGCACGATACCTCTGTGGATCGTTGGGTAATTGACATCCCGGAAACAGATAGCCTAGAGGCAGAAGCGCGTTACCCGACACTGATGTCTTATCTGCGCAAGAACGTGCTGCCGAAACGACAGGAGAAGGCAGCAGATGAATCCAGTCGTAATACTCCTCTCCTGGCGCGGAATCCAAAAGCTCGTGTTAACATGCACCATTCCCGTTTCCTTGAAAATTGGTGGAGGCTCAACTATCGACGCGGTGACATGCTAGCGGCAATCTCGTCGCTCGACCGCTATATTGCTACCTCTCGTGTTGCGAGTATCAATCGTCGGACAGTGGTCTGCTTTGTCGACGCTTCAATCCGGCCTGGCGACTCGATGACGGTTTTTTCTCTGGATGATGACTATTCTTTCGGCGTTTTGAGTAGCTGTTTCCATGATGTCTGGACGCGAGCTCGTTGCTCTTCTATGAAATCAGATCCTCGGTACACATCGACCACCGTTTGGGATACCTTCCCGTGGCCCCAAAACCCTTCCCGAGAGGTCATTGCGGGGATTGTTAACAATTCCTCTGAAATTTTGAAGGAGCGCGAGAAGTATCTCGATCGCGGGGTGTCGCTTGAGCGGCAATATGAATCGCTAAATAATCCTGGAAATAATAGACTAAAGACTCTGCATGAATCTCTCGACCGCTTGGTGGCGCAGGCATACGGATTTTCCCTTGATGAGGATCCGCTAGCTCAGCTTTACGCCCTTAATCAGGATTTGGCGGCATCTGCTGCTGATATGCGGGGTCCGGGAAGCCATGCTCTCGGAGGCGTAAGAATTTCTGATTCGCGGGTTCTTCCCCCGATCGCGTGACTCCATCAATCGGGGGTTTGGCTTCAGGTGTGGATACCGATGGCGGTGAGCGAGCGGTCCGGTAGATCAGCTGTGCGGTCCGAGCTGCGCACCCGATGTGCGAACTCTCGGTGCTCCTGCGTTGGGATCGCCCTGTGCGCGCTGCCCTTCGGAAGGTACGTTCCTCGTGTGGCTACTGAACCTGAGGACACCTCGACGGCGTGGCGGGTGCATGGTGAGCGGATCATCTATGACAACGAGTGGATCAGGGTCTTCCTGACGGATGTTGAGCTGCCGGACGGGGATCGGTTCGAGCATCACACCGCGAAGTTGAAGCCGGCCGCGATGACGGCGCTGATCGACGAGGAGGATCGGGTGCTGCTGATGTGGCGGCATCGGTTCGTCTCGGATCGGTGGGGCTGGGAGCTGCCGGGCGGTGTGGTGGATGAGGGGGAGGACCCGGAGGAGACGGCGCTGCGGGAGATGGTGGAGGAGGTGGGCTACCGGCCCAAGTCTTTCCGGCATGTGACGCGGTTTCAGCCGATGGTGGGGATGATCGACTCCTGGCACGACGTGTTCGTCGGCGAGGGGGCGGTGAAGGTCGGGGAGCCGACCGAGAAGACCGAGATGCAGCGGATGGAGTGGGTGCCGCTGTCCTCGATCATGGACAAGATCCGGGACGGGGACATCTGGAACTCGGGGACGCTGGTTGCGCTGCTGTACGTGCTCGCGGAGCGCGGTCAGCGGGGGAAGTGACGGTGGGTCAGAGTTTGAGGGCGAGTTGATCGACGCGGCGGCGTTGCCGGGCGGAGCCGGCGAGGTCCACGAGCTTGCGGGCCTGGTCGATGTGTTCGCGGGCCTGGGTGGTGTCGCCGCGGGCGATCAGGGCGCCGGCGAGGTCGCAGTGTAGGCCGGCCTCGGCGCGGGTGAAGGTGCCGGAGCCCATGCCTTGGAGGGCTTGGGTCAGGTCCTCGATTGCTTCGGCGTCGCCGAGTGAGGCCAGTACGGAGCCGCGCCACCGGGAGAGGTGGACGAGGTTCAGTGCGAGGTAGGGCATGCTCGGGTCGTTGCTGTCCTGGGGGAGGGTGCCGGCGGCGGCGTCCATGGCGCGCAGCGCGGTGGCCTGGTCGCCGAGTGCGGCATGGGCCTCGGCTTCGGCGGCGTAGAGCCAGGCGCGGATCAGCGGCGGTAGGTGGGCGCGGTCGGCCTGGTGGGCGTGCTGGATGAGCTGGAGAGCCGGTTCGGGGCGCTGGAGGTCCAGCAGGACGTATGCCTGTTCGGCGGTGGCGAAGGCCAGCACCATTGGGTCGCCTGCTTCGCGGCCGGCGGCCTTGGCGCGCTCGAAGTGGTCCCAGGCGTCGCGTAGAGAGCCGGTATCGATGGCCTGCCAGCCGGCGAGGGCGGAGGCGTCGGCCAGTACGTAGGCGAGGGCTGAGCGGTCGGCGTGGAAGGTGCCGAACCGTAAGAGGTCTTCGGTCTGCTGGAGATGGGCGGTCATCTCCTGGGCGAGGACGTGAGCCCCGAGCTTGCGGTCCTTCATCCGGATCATGTCGGTGTGCAGGTTCATCATGCGGATGAGCTCGGCGTCCACCGAGGTTGCGGTGTCCAGGTGTTGGAGTAGGTCCGCGGTGAGGGCGTCCAGGGGATCGGGGGCTGGGCCGTAGCCGAGATCCGCGGGCTGGCACTGGAAGATCTCGCAGAGCAGCGGGAGGTAGAAGTCGTCGGGCGCCTGGGTGCCCTTCTCCCAGTAGATGACGCGGCGGCGGATGCTCTCGTCCTTGGCCACGCTGAATCCGTGCCGCTGGGCGGTGGTCCGGATCCGCGAAACCAGTTGCGCCAGCGACCAGTTGCGATCGGTCCGCGCCTTGCGGAGCGGGGTGTCCGGTGCCGTGGTCATCGCCTCGTCTCCCGTGGAGGTGACGGGGGGACGCGTCACCCCCGCATCACTACCCGTCATCTTCTGACTCTGGTGTGCGCGGGTCAACGCTGTTCCCCAAGAGCCACACGAACACTGACGGATGATCAAGGGGTGGATGGCGGTGGGTGTCGTAGCGGACAGGGGCCTGACCTGGCTGGCGGGCGCGGCGGATCGGCCGGCGCTGTGCCGGCAGTTGTGGCAGGACAACCCGCGTCGGCCCGGGTTGCTGGCGGCCGGCTGGAGCTTCGACGTGGTGATCGTCGGTGAGCGGCTGGGTGTGGAGGCGTGGGATCTGCTGCGGCGCCATCGGCTGCCCAGCGGCCCGATCGTGGTCGATCACGGCGCGAGCAAGGTCGGGTTCATGGTGCCGACCACCGGGCGGGAGGTCTTCGTCAGCGTCCTGGGTCGCTTGGCGCCGAAGGGACTGGAGTACCAGTACCTGTCCAGCGGTGCGTACTTCGTGGTGCCGGGGCCGGAGCCGCACCCGGACGACCCGTACCAGTGGCTCGCGCCTCCGGCGGCCGGGCTGGAGGAGAGCCGGCGTCCCTCGGCCGCGCTGGCCGTCATGCTCGGCTCGGCCGCTTGGCTGCTCAAGCGGGTGGACGAGTGGGGTGCGAGTGACGGGCAGGCGCTGGTGGCCCCGAAGGTGGGGCCGGAGCTGAGCGCGTGGGTGCACGGCGAGAGCCAGGGGTCGCATGCGGAGCGCGTGGTCCTGGAGGGGGTGCCCGGTCGTGGCGAGTGAGCTGATCGACCCGGACGGGGAGGGGTCGGATGCCTCGGCGGATCCGTGGTTCGAGGCGCGGGAAGCGGTGTTGGACCTGCGCGATGTGTTGAAGGCGGCCGGCCTGGCGCGGCAGTTCCCGTACCTGCAAGCGGACGTCAATGCCTTCGGCAACGGGTTCGTGACGCTGGGGCGCACGACGCCGAAGGCGGCCAAGCGGCTCGCGGAGCTGTTGAAGGCGGCTCGGGAAGCGATGGGTGAAGCCGCCTTCGCCGGGCGCGAGCGGGAAGAGGAGCGGTAGCCATGGCGGCCGATGAGGACGAGGTGCCCGACCTGGGACAGGAGCGGGCGGAGGTGCTGTACGACGGCATCCCGTACGTACGGGGTTGGGCCACAGCCCACGGGGCGGCGGATGAGTTGGCGGGCGAGCTGCGGGCGCTGGGCTTCGAAGAGGACTTCGCCTACCTGCGCGCGGATGTCGACGTGCGCGGGCAGGGCTTCGTCAACCTCGACGTGATCACCACCGAAGCGGCCCAGCGCCTCGCGCGGCTGCTGACCCTCGGGCTGTGCACCGAGCTGGAGCGCCTGGCGCCGGCGGACATACCCGGCGACCGGGCACCGCGGGTGAGTTGACGCCCTCCCCGGACTCCGGCGGACGGTCGGTTCCGTACTGGGCGCCCGCCCCGGACCCCGGCGGGCGGCCGGCACCGCACACCCCGTCCGCCGGGTGATCGGACTCCGGACGGAGGGCAACGCTTCCGGAGTCCGAAGGCCCCGCTCGCGGAGCGGCTGATCCCCCGAACAGCCAACCACGGGTGGGGCTCCTCCGCGTCTGCGGGACGGTAGCGCGCTCGGGCCTTGACCATTCCGGGGCCACCCTCCCGATGGCTGCGAGGTTTTGGACCTTCGGCGCCCGCGTCAAGGGCCGAAGAGGACCAGGACGCGCCGGCCAACTGGGCTGTGCCGTGGGCAGCTTCGGGTGCGCGTCCTGGTCCGTGCCCTTGACGCGGGCGCCGAAGGCCCACAATCGGCTGTCGGGAGGGTGGACCCGTACGGCGAGCAACCGGCGCCGGAACTCCGTTGCGGGGCAGGATCTTCGACGGGGCAGGGTGATCGCTTCCGGCTGAGCCGCCCGCCGTGCGGGCGGGCCGGACCGGCGCCCCAGCGCCGCACGCCGGGCCGCCCGAAGCGGCGGGCGGCGGCGAGCGGAGCGAGCCGCCCTTGAATACGTAGAGAAGATTTGAACCACGTCCCAGGCAGCCGTTGCCGTGACTGGCGCTTGGCGCTCTGCTGACCTCCCGCCACGAAAGATAGCCGGTGAAGGTGTCACGAGTTCTATACTGACGGGGTGATTCGACGTCTTCGGCACTCAAACTTGACTCCGACCATGAACTCAGAATGGCCGAAGAATCCAACAGGTCGACGTGCTTCGTTGTTCGTTCCCCGCGCCCCGATGCGGTGTTTGGTTGTAATGGCTGATGCGGACACAATTATTACTGATGTAGACGGCCCGTGGTGCCCAAAACTAGTGCTGAGCGGATTGCTTACGCATGAGTTTGTGAAACTGTATCGGTATGCCGATGGTGGTCCGCCAGTCGACCTGCCTCACAAGAAGTACGGACCATATGCCGAAGCCGTGCCAGGATGGGTAGAAGTGCTTCCTAAGAAGGCGGGGAGCGACGTTTGGCCTGTGGCTTATGCGACCTCCGAACATGTAGGACGAAGTGGAATTATCGGGAATCGGACGCTGATTGCGCAGAACGACGTAAAAGCACAGTCGTACAAGCAACTCGGCGAGGTGGAGGCACGTTCCCGGCGTGAAGCAGACTCTTTGGCTGCTCAGGCGGCAGAGACGGTGCATGCGGATCTCTTCATCACCGAGAGGCCCTATCTGAGTGAGACTAGGACTCCGTATGGCGTGATGGTGTGTACGCCAGAGGAAGCACTCGCATTCGTAGGGCTGTATCTCCGTGCACAGGGCCTATATATCACCTACCGAGGCCCTGATGGGCGTGGCACATATTCGATGAACAAGGGGCTCTACTACTGGGTGGGTACTCGGGAGTTGCTGCCGGCTGCTTGGCGCTGGTTCGGCGCTTGCGTCCAGAACGCAAGCAACGTCGGAGATCAGTCGTTTGTCCAGCTCGGTGGTTCACTGCTGCGACGGGTTCAAGCGTCGCTACAGAGCCGTGACGAACTGCACATCGCACTGAATCTCGAACAGAACAACGACACCGCTCTGGAAGTGCTAAACTGCCTGGACGTCATTCTAGTTTCGCTCATGGGCGCAGTTGACGTGTCTGCTCGGGTGGCGCACAAAGTTCTTGGTCTGCAAAGCAGATCCTACCAAGCGGCTTGGCAAAATAAGAACTGGCTTAAGGAAATTCGAGATAAGGATGCAGCGCTGGCATCGATTGTGGGACCGAATTCGCAAGGAAAGCACACGGTCACAGTTCTCCGACTGTTGCGGAACTCGGTACATGGCGAGGCTCTATCGACCTTGGCGGTCCGCAATATGGGTGGGCCAATCGAGACTCGCGTGCGATTGCCGCATGCAGATGCCGCAGATATTCTGACGGCAATGGATGCCCTGGGTGGCAGGTCAAAATGGGGCGTTAAGAAGATAGTCCGAGGTTCCTGGGATGCTGATCCTGGCGTGCTGGTGGAGGAGCTGTTTCCATGCGTCATGAATTTGCTTAACAACTTGATGAAACTGACGCCTGTGGAAAATCTTAGCTGCGTCAATATCGCAGCAAAGGACGAACTTCCTCCACTTGACCCACAAGGGCCGTTCAATCCGAGGGAGCGTGAGGTTATTCGCTGGCAGCTCGGATTCTGAGGAGGTACGTAAAAACATGCGTCCTAAGGTCGACCTGCATGCCGATACGCCGACATGCATCACAGCTGAGGCGGGTACGTGTAGCTGATCTCCAGGTCGTCACCGGGCATGCGTAGTTCTTCCAGGGCGAGCGGCCGGTCATCTTGGTTGAGCGTCAGGCGCAGGATGTGGAGCAGGGGAACGCCCTCCGCGAGCCGGAGCGTGATCACCTCGTCGGGCAGCGGCATGCGGGTGCGGATGTACTCCGTGAAGTGGATTTCGTGGCCCAGGTCGGCGAGCGCGTCGAAGAGTGCGGGGGCCGGCGGGGGCGCGGTCTCTTCGTACTTGGTGCCGATCAGTACGGAGAACGGGATGTAGGTGCGGTGGAGTTGGCGTAGGCGGCCGTGGTCGGCGGTCTCGTGCTGATCGAAGGTGAACAGCGGCTCGCCCGGCGGGATACGCAGCAGATCGGCGAGTGCGACCGGGGCGTCGGTGCGGGTGGCGGTCGGCTCCTCGGCGGCGGTCCAGCGGATGGCGTCGGCCTCGCTGAACCGGCCGTCCCGGTCGCGCCGGACCCCACGCGGTCGGGTCAGGTTCGGGCGCGCCTGGGGGGAGCGGACGAAGCTGCCTCGGCCCATCATCACCTCGACCAAACCGGCGGCCCGAAGCTCAGCGATCCCCTGCCGGACCGTGGGGCGGGTGACCTTGAACTGATTGGCCAAGACCTCCTCGGACGGGAGCGGCTGTCCCGGTGCGAACGTGCCATCGATGATGCGTTCCCGCAGGTAGTCCGCAATCGCCCGGTACTTCGGGGCCTTCCGCCCGGTCTCCATCGTGTCCGCCCTTCACCTCGTTAGCGGGTACCCGCTATCTCTGCGCCAAGCATCCCGTACTACGGGGAGCTTGACAATC contains the following coding sequences:
- a CDS encoding DNA methyltransferase, whose amino-acid sequence is MANPAPDDLRSRLNEFKRYRNEHLSGDEKGESQVFLDRLFQAFGHGGVREAGATLEMRIKKRDRVSFADLLWKPRCLIEMKKAGSDLSRHYRQAFDYWINAVPNRPRFVILCNFDEFWIYDFDAQLDAPVDRVSIDQIDHRYDALSFLLPVEVKPIFHNDLVAVTREAAAGVARVFSEMHERGVSRTAAQRFVLQSVMAMFSEDIGLLPSGLFTRALDDSLGKDSAYDLVFGLFREMNTPGVTPAGRYRGTPYFNGGLFSEIFPVEPTKDELEALRRAAETDWSAVRPEIFGTLFEGSMEEGERHAHGAHFTSQADIVKIVNPVIVNPWRERIAQAGTIQELQKLLLELANFKVLDPACGSGNFLYVAYRELRRIENEIQSMISERRRGGLAGQTSISGITGNHFLGLDSNPFAVEMAKVTMMLAKKLSTDELDDHEEVLPLENLDGAIRAADALFTDWPQADVVIGNPPFLGRRRMIRDLGPDYCARLAERFPTVSGVSDFVTYWFPLAHAHLPAGGRAGLVATNTIRQNHSRRSSLDHIVDNGGQIFEAVSSQPWSGDAVVHVSLVNWLKGAEPGKKILWLNDGQLRLEMDHIPTSLSPGIDVTKAAILPVNKEPQVCFQGQTPGVTKGDGFVLDRATRRRIVVDPRNRDVVHPYLGGREMLHDTSVDRWVIDIPETDSLEAEARYPTLMSYLRKNVLPKRQEKAADESSRNTPLLARNPKARVNMHHSRFLENWWRLNYRRGDMLAAISSLDRYIATSRVASINRRTVVCFVDASIRPGDSMTVFSLDDDYSFGVLSSCFHDVWTRARCSSMKSDPRYTSTTVWDTFPWPQNPSREVIAGIVNNSSEILKEREKYLDRGVSLERQYESLNNPGNNRLKTLHESLDRLVAQAYGFSLDEDPLAQLYALNQDLAASAADMRGPGSHALGGVRISDSRVLPPIA
- a CDS encoding GntR family transcriptional regulator — translated: METGRKAPKYRAIADYLRERIIDGTFAPGQPLPSEEVLANQFKVTRPTVRQGIAELRAAGLVEVMMGRGSFVRSPQARPNLTRPRGVRRDRDGRFSEADAIRWTAAEEPTATRTDAPVALADLLRIPPGEPLFTFDQHETADHGRLRQLHRTYIPFSVLIGTKYEETAPPPAPALFDALADLGHEIHFTEYIRTRMPLPDEVITLRLAEGVPLLHILRLTLNQDDRPLALEELRMPGDDLEISYTYPPQL
- a CDS encoding Hsp20/alpha crystallin family protein, translated to MPAPLIQRRRALLPELRQRLEGGLPVIPMLSLPWLHEFVSRTFPVELAELDDAYVVRAELPGLDPDRDIELTTDAETLTIRAHHPEQPETEEEKLCSEFRYGTMERTVRLPFTVPDEGIKAAYHGGLLTIRIPAPPEYIKHHARTIPVEHGA
- a CDS encoding NUDIX hydrolase; this translates as MATEPEDTSTAWRVHGERIIYDNEWIRVFLTDVELPDGDRFEHHTAKLKPAAMTALIDEEDRVLLMWRHRFVSDRWGWELPGGVVDEGEDPEETALREMVEEVGYRPKSFRHVTRFQPMVGMIDSWHDVFVGEGAVKVGEPTEKTEMQRMEWVPLSSIMDKIRDGDIWNSGTLVALLYVLAERGQRGK